CCTTCGGCGCTGCGCTGGGTCTGATGTTCATCATCCTGCTGGCGCAGTTCAACAGCCTTTACAACGCGGTGCTGGTGCTGATCGCCGTGGTGCTCTCCACCACCGGCGTGCTGATTGGCATGCTGGTCATGGGCCAGTACTTCAGCGTCATCATGACCGGCACCGGCATCGTCGCGCTGGCAGGGATCGTGGTGAACAACAATATCGTGCTGATCGACACCTATCAGGAATACAGCCGCTACATGCCCCGGATCGAGGCCATCGTGCGCACCGCAGAGGCGCGCATCCGCCCGGTTCTGCTGACCACGATCACCACCATGGCAGGCCTCGCGCCGATGATGTTCGGGCTGTCGCTCGACTTCTTCGCGGGCGGCTATTCCATCGACAGCCCGACGGCGCTCTGGTGGAAGAACCTCGCGACGGCAGTGGTCTTCGGCCTTGGCGTGGCCACGGTGCTGACGCTGGTGGTGACGCCCTCGCTGCTGGCGGTGCGGGTCTGGGCCACGACCTACGTCCTGTGGTTCGCCCGCCTTCTGGCGCGCCTGTCGCTGGGCCGCAGCAGCACGGCGGCCCGCGACTGGGCGCTGAACCGCGCCGCGCGCCGGGTGACGTCCCCCGAGATCATCTGGGAGGACGAGACAGCGGACGACAAACAGCCCGAACGCGCGCTGCGGGCGGCGGAGTGACCTCTGGGCCGTTAACCGTCGCGCGCTGCGGAAGTTGATTTTCAGCGCGGTTTGGAGTATGTTTTAGGGACGAAACAGATCGACACTCGTCGAACTACTTTCTAAAGAGCCCCCGGGATGCTGCTACATCCCGGGGGCGACTTTTTGTCAGGCCAGAATGATCATGACGAGGATTGTCAGGATCATCAGCACGACAGTCAGCCAACGAAACATTTCTTCACTCATACAAACTCCTTTCTGCATCCTTTGGGGATGCCCGGCGGAGTCTATGCGGGGGTGGTTAATGGAAGCGTTAAGATTGCGTTGACTGGGCTGATGCTTCCTTCCCGGACGGCCTTCGATTTCGCCTGCACTGGTCCGAGCAATAGCGGACCTCGTCCCAAACCTTCGCCCACTTCTTGCGCCACGTGAACGGGCGCCCGCAGGTTGCGCAGGTCTTTTGCGGCAGGTCTGATTTCCTGCGCATCAGCGACAGGGCATAAAAAAGGGCGGGGTGCCAAAGCCCCCGCCCGATACTCGGCACGCTACCCGCATCAGTCTGCGACGGTTGTGCCTTCGCCCGCCACGGGGCCTTCCTGCGTCTCGACGGCTTCGGCGCCCGGCACGACGCGATCCGCATTACCCTCGCCGGGATTGTTGCCCGCCGCAAAGACCCAGAGAATCCAACCCACGAACAGCAACGCGGCGAAGCCCACGGCGATGGTCATGCCTCCAAGGGCGGGACGGTGGCGGCGCTCTTGTTTCTCGATATTCGTTTGCGGGGCAGACATATCGCCTCTCCTATCATCTCGGGGTGCCAGCCATTGCGGCGGCTCTCTTGCAGGCCTAACACTTGGGGCAACCCCAAGTTCCAAACACGCCGAGGACCACCATGAAGGATGCCAGCCCGCAAACCGTCTACCTTTCGGACTACACGCCCTTCGGCTGGCAGGTGCAGGATGTGCACCTGACCTTCCGCCTCGCGCCAGAGGCGACGCGGGTTCTGGCCCGCATCCACTTTGTCCCCAACCCCGACGCGCCGAAGCAGGAGTTCTTCCTGCACGGCGAGGACCTGACGCTGATCCATGCCGCCATCGACGGGCAGACCGTGTCGCCGGTGCAATCCGCCGAGGGTCTGACCTGCGCCGTGCCCGACGGGCCGTTCCTCTGGGAATGCGAGGTCGAGATCGCGCCCGCGAAGAACACCGCGCTCGAAGGCCTGTATATGTCGAACGGCATGTACTGCACCCAGTGCGAGGCCGAGGGTTTCCGCAAGATCACTTTCTACCCCGACCGCCCCGACGTGATGTCGGTCTTCACCGTCCGGATCGAGGGGGACGAGCCGGTCAAGCTGTCGAACGGCAACCCCGGAAAGACCGGCGAGGGCTTTGCCGAGTGGCACGACCCATGGCCCAAACCCGCCTACCTCTTTGCGCTGGTGGCGGGCGATCTGGTCAACCACCCCGACCGCTTCACCACCATGAACGGCCGCGACGTCGAGCTGAACATCTGGGTCCGCCCCGGTGACGAGGGCAAATGCGCCTTCGGCATGGAGGCGCTGAAGAAGTCGATGAAATGGGACGAGGATGTCTATGGCCGGGAATACGACCTCGACATCTTCAACATCGTGGCCGTGGACGATTTCAACATGGGCGCGATGGAGAACAAGGGCCTGAACGTCTTCAACTCCAGCTGCGTGCTGGCCTCGCCCGAGACCTCGACCGACGCCAACTTTGAGCGGATCGAGGCGATCATCGCGCATGAGTATTTTCACAACTGGACCGGCAACCGCATCACCTGCCGCGACTGGTTTCAGCTTTGTCTGAAAGAGGGTCTGACGGTCTTCCGCGACGCACAGTTCACCGCCGACATGCGGTCGGCGCCCGTGAAGCGGATCGAGGATGCGCAGATGATGCGCGGTCGGCAGTTTCCCGAGGATCAAGGCCCGCTGGCGCACCCCGTGCGGCCCGAAAGCTTTCAGGAGATCAACAATTTCTACACCGCGACGGTCTACGAGAAGGGTGCCGAGGTGATCGGGATGCTCAAGCGGCTGGTCGGCGATGAGGATTACGCCAAGGCGCTGGACCTCTACTTCGACCGCCACGACGGCGACGCGGCAACCATTGAGGACTGGCTGAAGGTCTTCGAGGATGCGACGGGCCGCGACCTGAGCCAGTTCAAGCGCTGGTACTCTCAGGCCGGAACGCCGCGCGTCACCGTCACCGAGGATTGGTCCGAGGGCACCTACACGCTGACCTTCCGGCAGGTCACGCCCCCCACCCCGGGCCAGCCCGACAAGGCGCCGCAGGTGATCCCCATGGCCGTGGGCCTGCTCAATCCCAATGGCGACGAGGTCCAGCCGACGACCCTGCTGGAGATCACCGAGGCGGAACAATCCTTCACCTTCGACGGGCTTTCTGCCCGCCCGGTGCCCTCGCTCCTGCGCGACTTCTCGGCCCCCGTGGTGATGGAGCGCGAGGTGAGCCGCGAAGAGCGCGCCTTCCTGCTGGCCCATGACACGGACCCCTTCAACCGCTGGGACGCCTCGCAGATGCTGGGGGTCGAATGCCTGATCGCCATGATCACCGAGGGCGCGACACCCGACACCGCGTGGCTCGACGGGCTGGAACGCGTGCTGCGCGACGACAGCCTCGACCCGGCCTTCCGCGCGCTGATGATGGGCACGCCCTCGCAGGCGGAACTCGCCCGTGTGCTGCATGAGCGTGGCCACACCCCCGACCCCGACGCCATCTGGAACGCCGCCGAGACGCTGGCGCAGTTCCGTGCCGAACGCTGGGCCGACCTGCTGCCGCGCCTCGCCGCCGAGGCCGCGGTGGATGCCCCCTACTCCCCCGACGCCGAGCAGGTCGGCAAGCGCGCGCTTGGCGCGGGCGTGCTGGCGCTGCAAACCCGGCTCGACGGCGGCAAGGCGGCGCAGGCGCAGTTCGACAGCGCCGACAACATGACGCTGCAACTGACCGCGCTTGGCAGCCTCGTGCGGGCGGGCCGCGACGCAGAGGCGCTGGCCGCCTTCGAAGAGCAATGGAAGGATGACCGCCTTGTCATGGACAAGTGGTTCGGCCTGCAGATCGGCGCCGCGGCGCCCGATGTGGCGGTCGAGCGTGCGCAGGCTCTGACCCAGCATCCGGCCTTCGACTGGAAAAA
This region of Ponticoccus alexandrii genomic DNA includes:
- a CDS encoding DUF2256 domain-containing protein, which encodes MRRKSDLPQKTCATCGRPFTWRKKWAKVWDEVRYCSDQCRRNRRPSGKEASAQSTQS
- the pepN gene encoding aminopeptidase N; this encodes MKDASPQTVYLSDYTPFGWQVQDVHLTFRLAPEATRVLARIHFVPNPDAPKQEFFLHGEDLTLIHAAIDGQTVSPVQSAEGLTCAVPDGPFLWECEVEIAPAKNTALEGLYMSNGMYCTQCEAEGFRKITFYPDRPDVMSVFTVRIEGDEPVKLSNGNPGKTGEGFAEWHDPWPKPAYLFALVAGDLVNHPDRFTTMNGRDVELNIWVRPGDEGKCAFGMEALKKSMKWDEDVYGREYDLDIFNIVAVDDFNMGAMENKGLNVFNSSCVLASPETSTDANFERIEAIIAHEYFHNWTGNRITCRDWFQLCLKEGLTVFRDAQFTADMRSAPVKRIEDAQMMRGRQFPEDQGPLAHPVRPESFQEINNFYTATVYEKGAEVIGMLKRLVGDEDYAKALDLYFDRHDGDAATIEDWLKVFEDATGRDLSQFKRWYSQAGTPRVTVTEDWSEGTYTLTFRQVTPPTPGQPDKAPQVIPMAVGLLNPNGDEVQPTTLLEITEAEQSFTFDGLSARPVPSLLRDFSAPVVMEREVSREERAFLLAHDTDPFNRWDASQMLGVECLIAMITEGATPDTAWLDGLERVLRDDSLDPAFRALMMGTPSQAELARVLHERGHTPDPDAIWNAAETLAQFRAERWADLLPRLAAEAAVDAPYSPDAEQVGKRALGAGVLALQTRLDGGKAAQAQFDSADNMTLQLTALGSLVRAGRDAEALAAFEEQWKDDRLVMDKWFGLQIGAAAPDVAVERAQALTQHPAFDWKNPNRFRAVLGGLAAHHAAFHRADGASYALLADWLIRLDDLNPQTTARMAAVFQTWTRYDEDRRALMRAALERIAAKLNLSRDTGEMVTRMLAQ